ACCTATTGACATTCACTTGGCAAGTTAAAAACATGAAGTTGCAGTATCATCTAACCCTCAGACCAATAGGCAAGTTTGGTGTTCTACCAGCTTAGTAATCTGAAGCTCTGTATCTTATAGCTTTTTAACAGGACTGATTGAAGGAACAGTTTCTCTTTAACTATAAAAAGGATCATACACCCTGTTCATTTTTTTCTTGAGATTTTTTTATTCCATTTGAATTAAGTCCTACCTTAAGAGAGTGAGCAATCTATAAGCATTATAGTTTTCAATGCTACATGGAAATGTGAACTTTTGTCCTGATGCTGCACATAGGAGCTTTGAGGGGGGTGAATCCAAGTAGAGGCTTTGTTATTTGGGACTTTGAAAGTTGGTCTTTGGGTTAAGCTTGTTTTGCTTCCTTAACGATAAAAATCAAGGATTAACTCCAAGCGAAGctaattctttttatttatttataaaatttcgGTAGTTGACATATGAGCTTTCTAATTTCTTTATGGATCCAGAGATGCAGCATTTTATGTACATCTTTTTCCATAGTTCTATTTGCACATATGTTCCAGTAGCAGTTGCCTTTCTTCATTTCCAAGAGTAGTTGGAGGAGTGTAGAAAGAATCTAAATTTGCATATTTTATCCCTTTATTGTATTTATGGATAAACAAATGCAGTCATTTGATTACAGTGTACCAGAATTTGGTTTTGGAAGCTATGAATTCATGTTTTTGTGAGGTAGTGCTTGTGAAAGATATCCATTCTTTTGGTCATAAGTTTGGTAGGTACTGATGAGAGAAGGTTGTTTTTTTATTAGTTTCCTCTTGGCCTGAAGAAACATTCAAGTGTCCATTGTGTCCTGAAGAAAGATTGTGTCCATCTTGTCCCTGAAATGAATAGATGGTATTTCCAATCTTAGAACATGCATTTGTTcactgaagttgaaattattagaTCCACAATTTAGGTTATTTATGAGACTATGATAATACAGAAGTGGAGTTTGTTACATGATTGCACTTTTGGCGTGTAAACATTCTAGACCATGGATTGTTTTTAGAAACAGGAAATAGGGTGTAATTTGAAGTACTTACATTGCAATTATGATTTTGAATTCCTTAGAATATGTTAATTTTCTATTCAAATACGACAGAGCCAATTGGAAGTTCACAGAAAATTATGTTGGATAAGTTTGGAACTGAGCAGAATCTTTAGGCAACTTAAATTTGGAAATCTCATGGGCATGAGGTCAAATTTACATTTGAATTACAATATTGTGAGGGTATATAATAGATAAACATATTAGAACACTTAAGTTCATCAAAAGTGAGAACGGTCATGTTGAAGCTTAATGGTCATGCAGGACATCCCCTTCTGAAGTCTTCCTAACTGGAAAGTGCAAAATGAAGAAAGATGAAATAATTCATTGATTGTGGATAAATAAATGTAAATCCTTTGCTGTATTAATGTAAATCCTTTCCTAAATCTGTCTATTTATGTAATATTCTAGAAATACCATTTTATAGGGTGTTTCTAAAGTTACTTGCTTGTGTTTTTATAGTAATTCTCCCATGATGCATAACTGAATAATTCATTCCCTTTATGTCCTTGGAAAAAAAGGTTGGGCATTTAGAAagctttttttttgcatttttttgtgcaaattttctagaggcataaattatataatttatattttctatTTGATATTTTTGGAAACAAATCACAGACACAATTGCATGAACTTTATGGGAATTAGATTAGGATATTGCTGACTAGTCCTTGACATGTACGTGTTTctccttttcaaaattatttacgCTTCTAAATCAAGGATTTATTACTTTTTAgaatttattatttgattttcagAGTCAGAGCCTAGATAGAGACACTCGACCTTTTTGCTTACAAACTTATGCAACTCTGGATATCAAAGATCACTTTCATTGCAAGAATTCTCATACAATATCAAATTTTGACATATGACATTTAAGAAGCAGATAATAATGTCACTGACATGGGAATCATCATTTCCATATCGTAATGTTTCTATGCGTATGGCTTCCTTCGTTTCTGCATGTACCTAGAGGGGATGAACAAGCACCTCTCTGCATGGTTTTATTGAAGAATAGCCGTAATTGCATGTAACGGTATGTTCTCTGTCTATTGTTTTCCATTTTCCCATATTCATGATTAATAAATATAAGTTTTTGACCAGGATAACTAAAGACCCTTAGTCTGGAGATATGACTGTATAAAGATGCATATTCTTTTGCTAATTTGCACATTTATATCCTTATCTCATATGGGGCTAGTGTTTTATGTCTGTGGGTCTTTTCATAGTCTATAAGTCTAGTGCAGACTGAAGTATCATTCATAGTGAGGTTAAGTAGTTGATTTCTGTATTTTTGGTTCTTAGGGAGCTGCATTGCAATGAATTTTCCGTGCTAGAAGAAATGATATGATGTTACCAAATTAAGGATCTTACATTATGTTTTGCTTCTGCAGGTGATCACAAGAATCAACTATGGGCAAAGTGTCCGCATCAGTGGACTAGCTGGTGCAGTATCTCTGGCAGGGTCTGGGGGTGGCTTGTGGTCAATTGAAGGAGGGAATTGGCAAATGGCGGCCGGACTGATCAATCAGTCTCATGTTGTTTTGCACCCTCACACAGAAATAGAATCTTTATCTTATGTTTCAGGTCTGTATGAGCTGAATTCCACAGAAGGAGAGAGCTATACATGCGAGGTAGCAGTCATTGCTACACCCTTGGATGAGCTGAATATTCGTTTTACACCAGGCATTTCAATTCCTGAGAGACAATTGCAGCACACCTTCACAACATTTGTTAGGGGTTGCTTAAATCCTGTGAGTATTATGTTCTAGTTGATAGTGTTTTGGACTGATTAcaattgaattgttattttcATCATAATAACTGTTGTGAAAAGACATCCATATTAAAAGTTAGGTTTTGAACAGATTATTTGTAGAGCTAAAATGGACCACACCTAATATTGGGGCAAGTTATATTTGTTCAAGTTGAGTTTGTAGtaataaaattacctatttgcTTAAAATGTATTTTTCTTATTTGGATTTCTTTAAATTGCGCCTGATTTGGGGGTTTATTTGGCAAGAAATATTTTGGTTTCGACATGGTATCAGACATCCCAGAATTGGTTGGCACCACAGAGACCCCAGGTGTGCCATTCTCAAGCATCTCTGTTCTGAACAAGCATGGGGAGAAAGATATGACTTACAAGATTTTCTCCCGACAACTTATGCCTGAAGAATTATTGAATCACATATTTAGGTATGGTTAAATTTGGTACCTTCTAGGATGTCATGAATATCTGGAAGTACAATGCACTTATCTTGAGCTGTAGTtgtctaagaaaatttcactaCATTCCGACTGTTTGTTGGCAAGACTTTGTAGTCATCTTTACCATCTTGAAAATTCAAGTCACTGATGCTTTATTGGCATTTCTTGACTGTAAGTATAGATTGAAGTTGTAATTAGGATGATGAATATGTTGCTTCCTGAGAAAGAAAAACTTTAATAGGTGGTGATTTATAATTTAAGTTTTGACTCTAGCTTGTTTTCTTCTCTCAACTATGGATTGATTGtgcattcaaaatttttgatcaTGTTATCATATGTTTTCATTAGTATTCAGCCACCTGTTGCATTTGTAatattgtttcttgcattgctATAACTAATCTGTGCTCACTGAAAATTGATTCCTATGTTTGCAATGGATGAGGATGCattattctttttcttcaacTCAATGAGGATTCACATAAAGGCTCATGCAGCAACTGCTAACCCAAGATATCCAAGTTCTCCACACAATCATCCCAAGAGATCTCAAAAACATACATTTGTGCTATCTCTATActaatttatttaaatattttgtcAATATGTTTCTTTTGCACCGTTTTTACCATACATGCAAGTGTTTTtatgttgttcttttcttcttcttgtcttttttttgTTATGTATTTACTATTCAATGTAATCTTCCTTGTATCTAATGTTTTCTTATCCTGCTTTTCATAGTGTGAGAAATGAGACCATCAAAATAAACTGGGCTGCATATCCTCATTATCACGCTCCTGAGGTGTTTGCACCATTGATATTGGATTCCAAAAATCTCTACTATGTAAACGCATTCGAGAATGCTGCTAGCACCATGGAAACGAGTGCTGTTTCAGCAGAGAATATAGCTCGTCTTATCCTCTCAAGACTCTCCAGTCAAAACTGTTCAGGTACATCGGGCCTGAAAAACTTTTGCTCTGAATACCAAATGCATTCAGACCTGTAAGGGTAAGCATTGCAGCTATACGGTGTTGCAGAGATGTATACACTTAAGTAGATTATAGCTCGAAAAGATGCAATTAAATGCATTTTAAACCTTTATGACTTAATTAGAGCAGCTGCTGTATGTTTGGCAgagatatatatgtatgtgtgtatgtataCCTTGTAAGATATCTAATCAATCTTGATGTCTAAGAATAAGTTCAGTGTAATGCCTGATCAGTTGAGGGTAACCCATGTGTTTCATTTTCgttttcgttcttgattaattcTCATTTTGGAAGTCAAATAGCAGACTTGATGTTTAATACTATGTATTGTTGTTTATAGGTGATGTGGTACTCTTCTTACGTGTTTTTATAAAATCTTATGTTGAGGAGATAAAAATTCTCATCTAAAGGGtcacaaaataacaaatttgTAGACAATAGCTCTTGGGAAATTTAGCTTTGAGGCCTTTAAATTCACTCAAGTAATTACCACTTTTAGATCTATAATGTATTTATATGCTCttgtgaaatgaatttttttttatacttcGTTAGAAGTACTATTATTCTGGTTGTGGTGGATAAAGTTCTTTTGTCTTTCTCTTCACTACCAAAGCCACCGATCTTCTTCTCTAATAACATGTTCTCTAACATTTGCAAAAGATCAAAATCATGAGAGTCTATTTGGTCACTTGGAGAAATGCTTAgacaaaaaatcttttttttttccttgactTTTAGACATCTTTGTCTTTCCCTTCATTGCCAAAGTCCTGAGTTCTTTAATAATATGTTTTGTAGCAATGGCAAAATATCAAAATCATGAGGGTCTACTTGATCATATGGAAATGCAGACGTGATTACTATTGTAATATTGTGAAGACTATTGGTATGGAATGTTATCAATTGATTCAATCTTCCATAGGCAACGCTTTTTCATGATTGTTGCTTTGATTAAAAGCATGCTATGGCAATTCCTAGATGCAAGTTTGAGCACAAAAATTGAATGTTTGGATTGGTGATATTTTCTGGTAAAGTTGaagattaaggaaaaaaaaagagaaatagtATATTGTACAAACAAAGTTGATTTGCTGTAGTTTGATATTAGTATTATATTTTTGCATGACCTGACAGGAAGGGGCAGCCCCTCTTTGGCCATAACTTAAGAAGTTATTGATAGGGGATTATTAaacttctcaattttttttccaattaataATCAAGATGGTGGTGATTACTAAGAGGGGTTTATGATTGTTGGACAAGTTTGAATCCTATCAGttgtttttttattcttttattctttttttttttatttgtcatcAGTTGACTTTCAGTCTACTTTTAACGTTAAAATACAGCTTCAATCTGCATAGGAAAATTCCTATTAATTTGCTTAGTCTCATTTATACATACTTCTGCTTGAATTAAAACACTGaatataattaataaaaaaCAACATAAAAAGTGCATATTTGTCTATACTCCATcccttctctctttctctctccctctttgaACTTTATCAATGTGCATTTACTCTTTGACTCTCTCCCCACACTCTTCCCAATGTTATCATTATCATtggggttaatcacattttatccccttaaagaatactTCATTTCTCAGTTTATCCCCTAACGTTTAATTTTGCTCATTTAACCCTCTTTAgaacaaaattgcccttgcattattttgacttttcatttaccttgttattctttcttttgtttctttttttctttcttctttatttaattcttcctctttcctacaaaaatcttcaccttaatgattgaaattaaaaaagaggaattgtagagatctatcttctccttaaatgatttaaaaaaaaatattcaaatcactttcctaaaatacaatttttttaacctttcaattcttttaattttgggtttttctctttcctttctagtttctcattttattcccaagaaaatatcttaataTGAAATTGTGActtgattaataatcatcaattgaaatttgtgacatgtagcatcatacaaaaaatcaaaattagtttttgatgtcTTTTAAACTTTCACCCATAAATATacaattacaaactcaaaataaaattttcgttgaaatgaaatttctattgggaaggatgaaagagagaagaaagagaacaagaaataaaagaaaggaaaataatttcatcttataatattttcttgagaataaaatgagaaattagaaagaaaagaggaaaacccaaaattaaaaaaattgaaaggctaaaaaattgtattttaggaaagtgatttaaatatatttttaatcatttaaggagaagatagatctctgcaatttctcttttttaatttcaatcattaaggtgaagatttttgcgggaaagaggaagaattaaataaagaagaaagagaaaaagaaataaaagaaaggaaaacaaggtaaatgaaaagtcaaaataatgtaaGGGCAATTatgtcctaaagggggttaagtaaGTAAAATTAAAGATTAGGGGATAAACTGAGAAATAGAGTATTATTTAAGGggaaaaaatgtgattaacccttatCATTGTCGTTTAAAGGATTCACCTATATAGGTTCAATAAGTTGCTTCTAATAAATTAAGATTTTAGTTCCGTCATAAAGTATATATTTATTGTGTTTTGCCTAGGCATTTGCAAAGTATTTCACAAAACTCCCATACATATAATCTCAACATAACCTaagaaag
The genomic region above belongs to Coffea arabica cultivar ET-39 chromosome 7c, Coffea Arabica ET-39 HiFi, whole genome shotgun sequence and contains:
- the LOC113699233 gene encoding farnesylcysteine lyase → MTKKPLIALVFTLLLLLSSASPSPPPASVCIIGSGIGGSSVAHFLRHYSNSNPYDAQIGQIRIFERHGVVGGRMATVSVAGETFEAGASILHPKNYHALEFTRLLNLTVRKPSTSMSCFSLGIWDGHKFIFKTFTSDSESVIVQSFVSLANSIKMFLRYGRSLFRMTNFVERMLGKFLKYYKPFDSRPVFESVEEMLKWAGLYDLTTQTLEEELVDAGLSPLLIQELVTVITRINYGQSVRISGLAGAVSLAGSGGGLWSIEGGNWQMAAGLINQSHVVLHPHTEIESLSYVSGLYELNSTEGESYTCEVAVIATPLDELNIRFTPGISIPERQLQHTFTTFVRGCLNPKYFGFDMVSDIPELVGTTETPGVPFSSISVLNKHGEKDMTYKIFSRQLMPEELLNHIFSVRNETIKINWAAYPHYHAPEVFAPLILDSKNLYYVNAFENAASTMETSAVSAENIARLILSRLSSQNCSGTSGLKNFCSEYQMHSDL